In the Polyangiaceae bacterium genome, one interval contains:
- a CDS encoding tetratricopeptide repeat protein has protein sequence MNRSLALLLGCALWSASAAAQDDDARKMFKEAQEHFDGARYDQALELARKAFQATGSPNARLYVARALRGLGRFDEAYEEMSLTLDDATEKAKGEDKYVATRDAAAAELALLKQKVGRVIVAVVDAPTDLAVSLNGKPLEAARVGQPVAVLPGDSLVSVEASGFKRYERTIQVTAGNTMTVAVRLLEESADAPPSVPPPKREAAASSGGISKTWGYVGLGVGAAGLAAFTIFGLSAKSTHDKLDEECGGPCTDPKYQDDIDSGKRSQTFANIGLGIGAIGVAAGVGILLFGGPSKEAPTTAVVDWNHGPALQVTRRF, from the coding sequence ATGAATCGATCCCTTGCATTGCTGTTGGGCTGCGCGCTCTGGTCCGCATCGGCCGCCGCCCAGGACGACGACGCGCGTAAGATGTTCAAGGAGGCTCAAGAGCACTTCGACGGTGCGCGCTACGACCAAGCGCTGGAGCTGGCGCGCAAGGCGTTTCAGGCCACCGGTAGCCCCAACGCTCGCCTGTACGTCGCACGCGCGCTGCGGGGCTTGGGACGATTCGACGAGGCCTACGAAGAGATGTCCCTGACCTTGGATGATGCGACCGAAAAGGCAAAGGGCGAAGACAAGTATGTGGCAACCCGCGACGCGGCGGCGGCGGAGTTGGCACTACTGAAGCAGAAGGTCGGACGTGTGATCGTGGCGGTGGTCGACGCACCCACGGACCTCGCGGTCAGTCTGAATGGCAAGCCCCTGGAGGCTGCACGCGTCGGGCAGCCGGTTGCAGTGCTACCCGGGGATTCCCTGGTGAGCGTCGAAGCCTCGGGGTTCAAGCGCTACGAGCGCACGATTCAAGTGACGGCTGGCAACACGATGACGGTTGCGGTGCGGCTGCTCGAGGAATCTGCCGACGCACCGCCCTCAGTGCCGCCGCCGAAGCGCGAGGCAGCAGCGTCAAGCGGTGGCATCAGCAAGACCTGGGGCTACGTTGGCCTCGGCGTCGGGGCGGCCGGCCTGGCGGCCTTCACCATCTTTGGTCTGTCGGCGAAGAGCACCCACGACAAGCTGGACGAAGAGTGCGGCGGCCCCTGCACGGACCCGAAGTACCAGGACGACATCGACAGTGGAAAGCGCTCGCAAACCTTCGCCAACATTGGCCTCGGCATCGGCGCCATCGGAGTGGCTGCAGGGGTAGGCATTCTGCTGTTCGGTGGACCGAGCAAAGAAGCTCCCACCACGGCCGTGGTGGACTGGAACCACGGACCCGCTCTGCAAGTCACGCGGCGGTTCTGA
- a CDS encoding OmpA family protein — MRRAHTSASAIGKGALIGALLLPALASAQVKERVPEQNGEGMDTHLFRPAVDSKGFMAVNGSDILGANDISFGLVLDYGRNIMRTNEDREACQTPSPSSDVPTCPGGAASAPDRGVDALVKNSFQGTFGFNYGISNIAAVGLSVPVILMAGDEANDIGQNGALYSTEKLDAQKISTVALHGKLRLTRIEKGPGLAVILQGGIPVADAPRDLGADPGGWYWPRVAFENRFGSTGRLKLALNAGYRGHTGKNPRFEQDSVGRDQLAEGALQYGNLGTFGAGISFRALDALDLVAETYGSYLLASDTADKQKLSMEFLGGIKLFVERNSYLMMGGGSRAFSTGFEAADVRLVLGFVFEPSIGDRDGDGYKDDVDQCPDEPEDFDGFKDEDGCPEPDNDNDGILDVDDRCPNTPEDRDGDEDEDGCPEGSDGDRDGDGILDSRDKCPDDPEDRDGFEDADGCPDPDNDKDGILDKDDSCPLDPEDKDGWEDEDGCPDPDNDKDQIPDKKDKCPNDPETYNGFEDKDGCPDKGKVIIEGSDIVILDKVMFETNSAKILPESNPILDAVAATLKGHPEFLVVEVAGHADERSSDAYNLKLTRDRAQSVVEALKSRGLKSNRLLSQGYGEYCPLDKAKTPAAWEKNRRVEFKVVKTDEGDTGVERGCETARSKGVYPPKPGE; from the coding sequence ATGCGACGAGCGCACACTTCGGCATCAGCCATCGGCAAGGGAGCGCTGATCGGCGCCTTGCTCTTGCCCGCGCTAGCGAGCGCCCAAGTGAAGGAGCGAGTGCCCGAGCAGAACGGCGAGGGCATGGACACGCACCTGTTCCGCCCTGCCGTCGACTCGAAGGGGTTCATGGCCGTGAACGGCTCGGACATCCTCGGCGCCAACGACATCAGCTTCGGCCTGGTGCTCGACTACGGGCGCAACATCATGCGCACCAACGAGGACCGCGAAGCATGCCAGACGCCATCGCCCAGTTCCGACGTGCCGACTTGCCCCGGCGGCGCGGCCAGCGCGCCGGACCGCGGCGTCGATGCCTTGGTGAAGAACTCTTTTCAAGGCACCTTCGGCTTCAACTACGGCATTTCCAACATCGCAGCGGTCGGCCTCTCGGTGCCAGTGATCCTAATGGCCGGAGATGAGGCCAACGACATCGGCCAAAACGGCGCGCTCTACTCCACGGAAAAGCTGGACGCGCAGAAGATCAGCACCGTGGCACTGCACGGCAAGCTCCGCCTGACGCGCATCGAGAAAGGCCCCGGCCTGGCCGTCATTCTCCAAGGTGGCATCCCAGTGGCGGACGCGCCGCGCGACCTCGGGGCCGATCCCGGCGGTTGGTACTGGCCCCGCGTTGCCTTCGAGAATCGTTTCGGATCCACGGGTCGGTTGAAGCTTGCGCTCAACGCTGGCTACCGCGGGCACACCGGCAAGAACCCGCGCTTCGAACAGGACAGCGTCGGACGAGACCAGCTGGCAGAAGGCGCCCTGCAGTACGGCAACCTGGGCACTTTCGGCGCCGGGATCTCCTTCCGTGCATTGGATGCCTTGGATCTCGTGGCGGAGACCTACGGCAGCTATCTGCTCGCGAGCGACACAGCGGACAAACAGAAGCTTTCCATGGAGTTCCTGGGCGGCATCAAGCTGTTCGTGGAGCGCAATAGCTACCTGATGATGGGCGGCGGCAGTCGCGCCTTCTCCACCGGCTTCGAGGCCGCGGACGTGCGCTTGGTGCTCGGCTTCGTCTTCGAGCCGAGCATTGGCGACCGCGACGGCGACGGTTACAAGGACGACGTCGATCAGTGTCCCGACGAACCCGAGGACTTCGATGGGTTCAAGGACGAAGACGGCTGCCCCGAACCCGACAACGACAATGACGGCATTCTCGATGTCGACGATCGTTGTCCGAACACGCCGGAAGACCGGGACGGCGACGAGGACGAAGACGGCTGTCCCGAGGGGTCGGATGGCGACCGCGACGGTGACGGCATTCTCGATTCCCGCGACAAGTGCCCAGACGACCCGGAAGACCGCGATGGCTTCGAGGACGCCGACGGCTGCCCGGATCCCGACAACGACAAGGACGGCATCCTGGACAAGGATGATTCTTGCCCCTTGGATCCCGAAGACAAGGACGGCTGGGAAGACGAGGATGGCTGTCCCGATCCGGACAACGACAAGGACCAGATCCCGGACAAGAAGGACAAGTGCCCGAACGACCCGGAGACCTACAACGGCTTCGAGGACAAGGACGGCTGTCCCGACAAGGGCAAGGTCATCATCGAGGGCAGCGACATCGTCATTCTCGACAAGGTCATGTTCGAGACGAACAGCGCCAAGATCCTGCCCGAGTCGAACCCCATCCTGGACGCGGTAGCCGCTACCCTGAAGGGGCATCCGGAGTTCTTGGTGGTCGAGGTGGCCGGCCACGCCGACGAGCGCTCGAGCGACGCCTACAATTTGAAGCTCACTCGCGACCGCGCCCAGAGCGTGGTCGAGGCGCTCAAGTCTCGCGGACTCAAGTCGAACCGACTGCTGTCCCAGGGTTATGGCGAGTACTGCCCGCTCGACAAGGCCAAGACCCCGGCGGCTTGGGAAAAGAACCGCCGGGTGGAGTTCAAGGTGGTGAAGACCGACGAGGGCGATACGGGCGTGGAGCGCGGCTGCGAAACCGCGCGTTCGAAGGGCGTCTACCCGCCCAAGCCCGGCGAGTGA
- a CDS encoding enoyl-CoA hydratase-related protein translates to MSSQVLLLARRQGAAIVTLNRPDRMNALSRELLLALGRLRDEVLADSSLRAIVLTGAGEKAFCAGADLKERQGMSMDDVRAQLGLYRSELGWLDTSPLPVIAALNGVAFGGGLELALLCDLRVAAEHVSLGLPETGLGIIPGAGGTQRLPRIVGEARAKELILLGSRLPAARALELGVINRVTPVGKSVVDDTLEWIRPILEGAPLAQAAALAAIDSSFEVGLAEGLALERVQYDECLRSEDRLEALRAFAAKEKPNFRGK, encoded by the coding sequence ATGAGCTCGCAAGTGCTCTTGCTGGCGCGGCGCCAAGGGGCCGCCATCGTCACCCTGAACCGCCCGGACCGCATGAATGCGCTATCCCGGGAGTTGCTGCTCGCCCTCGGCCGCTTGCGCGATGAAGTGCTCGCGGATTCGTCCCTGCGCGCCATCGTGCTCACGGGAGCGGGAGAGAAGGCGTTCTGCGCGGGAGCCGATCTGAAGGAGCGCCAAGGCATGAGCATGGACGACGTGCGGGCCCAGCTCGGCCTCTACCGTTCCGAGCTAGGTTGGCTGGACACTTCACCGCTGCCCGTCATCGCGGCTCTCAACGGTGTTGCTTTCGGCGGGGGACTCGAGCTGGCGCTCTTGTGTGATCTGCGCGTCGCCGCCGAGCACGTCAGTCTGGGTCTGCCCGAGACCGGGCTCGGCATCATTCCGGGCGCGGGCGGAACCCAGCGCCTGCCACGCATCGTGGGCGAGGCGCGAGCCAAGGAGTTGATCCTGTTGGGCTCCCGACTTCCCGCGGCCCGCGCGCTGGAGCTGGGTGTCATCAATCGCGTGACCCCAGTGGGCAAGTCCGTGGTCGACGACACCCTGGAGTGGATTCGTCCGATTCTGGAGGGAGCGCCCCTGGCACAAGCGGCCGCGCTTGCCGCCATCGATTCGTCCTTCGAGGTCGGCCTGGCGGAGGGGCTCGCACTCGAGCGCGTGCAGTACGACGAGTGTCTGCGCAGCGAGGATCGGTTGGAAGCCCTGCGCGCATTTGCAGCAAAAGAGAAGCCGAACTTTCGCGGCAAGTAG
- a CDS encoding ATP-dependent RecD-like DNA helicase gives MPTTLTAEVERVTFENEETSFRVIRVGSVEGLSPAPAILAVVGTFQAVGPGTRIRATGELVDDPRHGRQFKADSLVPIEPNTLAGLEKYLGSGLIRGIGPALAKRIVGHFGLETLAILDKDPTRLGEVQGIGRQRAEDVRRAWSEQRVIANIMVLLQSHGASPALAARIYRRYGDRAAAVVQRNPYRLAMEVAGIGFRTADRLARGLGISGDHPERAQAGVLHELGQAADSGDTHCRRDELRARASELLGIDAAHVEAAIDALQAAERIEIDDDRVSLTWLATAEARVAQRMAELCAAPARRLGGLDAALRSFEATRQLSLAPEQERAVRAAAEHKVVVVTGGPGVGKTTIVQAIVAVMQRHSLSVRLAAPTGRAAKRLSEATSQPATTIHRLLEVDGKTGRFKRDADSPIEGDAVIIDETSMVDVPLADALLTAIPNEARVVLVGDVDQLPSVGPGAVLRDVIASGAVTTVRLTEIFRQAQESRIVINAHRILCGEPPQSAAAEDPGADFFVIQRRQPEDAQAVVRELVEERIPRRFGFDPKRDIQVLTPMHRGPVGTLALNALLQERLNPSQPGFESRGQRLSVGDKVMQTRNDYDREVYNGDLGQVVGVDRERKVMHVRFDGRDVEYDDTELDALTLAYASSIHKSQGSEYPVVVLPLLTSHFVMLSRNLLYTAVTRARRLCVLVADPRALRLCLAEDRREDRQTRLAQRIAAAGR, from the coding sequence GTGCCGACCACGCTGACCGCCGAAGTGGAGCGTGTCACCTTCGAGAACGAAGAGACCAGCTTCCGCGTGATTCGCGTGGGCTCCGTGGAAGGGCTCTCGCCTGCGCCAGCGATTCTCGCAGTGGTCGGGACGTTTCAAGCCGTGGGCCCCGGAACGCGCATCCGCGCGACGGGCGAGCTGGTGGACGATCCGCGCCACGGCCGTCAGTTCAAGGCCGACTCCCTGGTGCCGATCGAGCCGAACACTTTGGCTGGCCTGGAGAAGTACCTCGGGTCAGGGCTGATTCGCGGCATTGGGCCTGCCTTGGCCAAGCGCATCGTGGGGCACTTTGGCCTGGAGACGCTGGCGATCTTGGACAAGGACCCGACGCGGCTGGGAGAAGTCCAAGGCATCGGCCGCCAGCGCGCCGAGGACGTCCGCCGCGCGTGGTCGGAGCAACGCGTGATCGCCAACATCATGGTGCTGCTGCAAAGCCATGGCGCCTCCCCTGCACTTGCTGCGCGCATCTATCGCCGCTACGGCGATCGCGCCGCCGCCGTCGTGCAACGCAATCCCTACCGCCTTGCCATGGAAGTGGCTGGCATCGGGTTTCGCACCGCCGACCGGCTGGCGCGCGGCCTGGGGATCAGCGGCGATCATCCCGAGCGGGCCCAAGCGGGCGTGCTGCATGAGCTGGGGCAGGCCGCAGACTCTGGGGACACCCACTGTCGCCGAGACGAGCTTCGCGCACGCGCGAGTGAGCTGCTGGGCATCGACGCGGCGCACGTGGAAGCGGCCATCGACGCCCTGCAAGCGGCGGAACGCATCGAGATCGACGACGACCGGGTGAGCCTGACCTGGCTGGCGACCGCCGAAGCGCGGGTTGCGCAGCGCATGGCCGAACTCTGCGCAGCGCCGGCGCGACGGCTCGGAGGGCTCGACGCGGCCTTGCGCAGCTTCGAGGCCACGCGCCAGCTGAGTCTAGCGCCCGAGCAGGAGCGCGCCGTGCGCGCCGCAGCGGAGCACAAGGTCGTGGTCGTGACGGGTGGACCCGGTGTGGGCAAGACGACGATCGTGCAAGCCATCGTGGCCGTGATGCAGCGCCACTCCCTGAGCGTGCGTCTAGCCGCTCCCACGGGGCGAGCCGCCAAGCGCCTCTCGGAAGCGACATCCCAACCCGCCACCACGATTCACCGCCTCTTGGAGGTGGACGGCAAGACCGGGCGCTTCAAGCGCGACGCGGACAGTCCCATCGAAGGCGACGCGGTGATCATCGACGAGACCTCGATGGTGGACGTGCCGCTGGCCGACGCTCTGTTGACAGCCATACCGAACGAGGCACGCGTGGTGCTCGTCGGTGATGTGGACCAGCTGCCCTCGGTGGGGCCCGGCGCCGTACTGCGCGACGTGATCGCATCCGGGGCCGTCACGACCGTGCGCCTCACGGAGATCTTCCGACAGGCGCAAGAGAGCCGCATCGTGATCAATGCCCATCGCATCTTGTGCGGCGAGCCGCCGCAGAGCGCAGCCGCCGAAGACCCAGGCGCGGACTTCTTCGTCATCCAGCGGCGTCAACCCGAAGACGCCCAGGCCGTCGTGCGGGAACTCGTCGAAGAACGCATTCCGCGACGCTTCGGCTTCGACCCCAAGCGCGACATCCAAGTGCTCACGCCAATGCATCGCGGCCCGGTGGGTACGCTGGCGCTCAACGCGCTACTGCAGGAACGACTGAACCCGTCACAACCAGGCTTCGAGTCCCGCGGACAACGCCTCAGCGTCGGGGACAAAGTGATGCAAACACGCAACGACTACGATCGCGAGGTGTACAACGGCGACCTGGGTCAAGTCGTCGGCGTGGACCGCGAACGCAAAGTCATGCACGTTCGCTTCGACGGCCGCGACGTGGAGTACGACGATACGGAACTCGACGCGCTGACGCTTGCCTACGCCTCCAGCATCCACAAGAGTCAGGGCAGTGAATACCCGGTAGTGGTGCTGCCGCTGCTGACGTCCCACTTCGTGATGCTGAGCCGCAATTTGCTCTACACCGCGGTAACACGCGCTCGACGCCTGTGCGTGCTCGTGGCGGATCCGCGTGCACTGCGCCTCTGTCTTGCCGAAGATCGCCGTGAGGATCGTCAGACGCGGCTTGCGCAGCGCATCGCCGCAGCTGGCCGCTGA
- a CDS encoding zinc-ribbon domain-containing protein, translating into MKITCHSCGAKYAIADDKVRGRRVKVRCKGCRTAIVVDGYTMDADQSAAEADGGMGDDDATRVHPGVSGMPGMSAAEGDAWSVNLTDTDQRTMTTAEIVDSWNSGQMPEDAYVWKEGMDDWLPIGDVPELVAAISGGRQAAAGYGSQPPQAPPSQPPYVASPAAPAYAPPEPAPYVPPSQPAPAASPFGGGEFNFSGGAAAEPARVSSPRAQAGVDLFGNVAAAGSEAESHSLPAAGAYEEKPTGARNENSVLFSLDALKAGMTPSAKTAPVLAKPEEKANLDDIMGVGGGSNALFGLAQNQSLLTAPAPPPPPPPKAVIPSDPPPVGASASIAPGMAPAKNNKLIFALGGAVALLLIVVVVLGVAFMGGKKDGEVAKAESGESSKKSGSEKSTEKSGSEKSGEEKSGASGTEEPAAGTAASGEEKKEVSEEDKKRFAEAMKKKEEEAKAAGDEKKEEVAKKEEPSSGVASFNKGAAIASLSAAASAATRCKKPGGPTGSGKAIVTFAPSGRVTSANVAGGAFGGTAVGGCVAGVFRSARVPAFSGDPVTVSKGFTIPP; encoded by the coding sequence ATGAAAATTACGTGCCATTCCTGCGGCGCAAAGTATGCGATCGCCGACGACAAGGTCCGAGGCCGACGGGTCAAGGTCCGATGCAAGGGGTGCCGCACGGCGATCGTCGTCGACGGCTACACCATGGACGCGGATCAGTCCGCAGCGGAAGCCGACGGCGGAATGGGGGACGACGATGCGACTCGCGTGCATCCCGGCGTCTCCGGGATGCCGGGGATGAGCGCCGCGGAGGGCGACGCCTGGAGCGTCAATCTCACCGACACGGATCAGCGCACCATGACGACGGCGGAGATCGTCGACTCGTGGAATTCGGGACAAATGCCCGAGGACGCCTACGTGTGGAAAGAGGGCATGGACGACTGGCTTCCCATTGGGGATGTGCCGGAGCTAGTTGCCGCCATCAGTGGTGGAAGGCAGGCAGCCGCGGGTTACGGTTCTCAACCGCCCCAAGCGCCGCCGTCACAGCCACCCTACGTCGCATCTCCAGCCGCACCTGCCTACGCACCGCCCGAGCCCGCACCCTATGTGCCGCCGTCGCAACCCGCACCCGCCGCATCTCCATTCGGTGGGGGCGAATTCAACTTCAGTGGCGGCGCAGCTGCAGAGCCCGCGCGCGTGTCTTCGCCGCGAGCGCAAGCGGGAGTCGATCTGTTTGGCAACGTCGCCGCGGCGGGGAGCGAAGCGGAGAGCCACTCCTTGCCGGCCGCGGGAGCCTACGAGGAGAAGCCCACGGGCGCGCGCAACGAGAACAGCGTTCTCTTCTCTCTGGACGCGTTGAAGGCGGGGATGACCCCCAGCGCGAAGACCGCACCAGTGCTGGCAAAGCCCGAAGAAAAGGCCAACCTCGACGACATCATGGGCGTTGGGGGCGGCTCCAATGCGCTGTTCGGGCTCGCGCAGAATCAGTCCTTGCTCACCGCTCCCGCCCCGCCCCCGCCCCCGCCCCCAAAGGCAGTGATTCCCTCGGATCCGCCGCCGGTAGGGGCTTCCGCGAGCATCGCGCCAGGGATGGCGCCTGCGAAGAACAACAAGCTCATCTTCGCCCTTGGCGGCGCGGTCGCTTTGCTACTCATCGTCGTGGTGGTCCTGGGCGTGGCGTTCATGGGCGGCAAGAAGGACGGAGAGGTCGCCAAGGCCGAGAGCGGGGAGTCTTCCAAGAAGTCCGGCAGCGAGAAGTCGACCGAGAAGTCCGGCAGCGAGAAGTCCGGCGAAGAGAAGTCGGGCGCTTCCGGTACGGAAGAGCCCGCGGCTGGCACGGCCGCGTCGGGCGAGGAGAAAAAAGAAGTCAGCGAGGAAGACAAGAAGCGCTTCGCTGAAGCAATGAAGAAGAAGGAAGAGGAAGCCAAAGCGGCCGGCGACGAGAAGAAGGAGGAGGTCGCCAAGAAGGAAGAACCCTCCAGCGGCGTGGCTTCCTTCAACAAGGGCGCTGCCATCGCTTCGCTCAGCGCCGCGGCTTCCGCGGCGACCCGCTGCAAGAAGCCGGGTGGTCCCACGGGCTCGGGCAAAGCCATCGTGACCTTCGCTCCCAGCGGGCGCGTGACCAGCGCCAATGTTGCAGGCGGCGCCTTTGGAGGGACGGCTGTCGGAGGCTGCGTGGCTGGCGTGTTCCGCAGCGCGCGCGTCCCGGCTTTCTCGGGCGACCCGGTCACGGTGAGCAAAGGCTTCACCATCCCGCCGTGA
- a CDS encoding M1 family aminopeptidase, producing the protein MSAFERHHSRCAGSGARGSFALSTAERHYERSRPFDVEHLALDLSLDMAKKQVAGTARLSLRRVSARADVIELDAVGFHIESLQLDAGDGPRDATFDYDGDTLRVHVPQSVSRAELAIVYEATPARGLYFLGPDNDVPDRPEQVWSQCQDEDARHWFPAHDKPHVKMTTELRVVVPAGMTALSNGDLVFRDTPQTGDSWVYHFKLDQPHPAYLLTLVVGRFDVVADRDARVGDKNVSVSYLVPPGRRAEAMRSLGETPRMIELFSRLTGVDYPFNSYSQVVVSDFIFGGMENTTATTLYEHVLLDERAAIDVVSHDLVAHELAHQWFGDLVTCRDWSHGWLNEGFATFFEHIEREDRLGLDEYEHGVERDLAAYLSEASARYQRPVVCRDYEAPIDLFDRHLYEKGGLVLHMLRRELGDATFWKGVGEYLRAHRHGIAETTDFQRALEGVSGQSLDQFFDQWLLRPGHPVIKAKLSWEEGRLQVAVRQTQKTGDTAVFAFPLEVAVALEDGEVRHFSRPIRDKADTLTVALDRRPAWVGVDPHFRVAADWSVEAPADWLRAALSNAEPARMRVQAIRALAKRHDAPSIAALAEALASDGQPWMVRARAAGGLGRIRGDAALDALLASTEIEHPKVRRAVAAALGNFRTGRAAKALARLAKKDLSYLVQSEAARSLGKTRHKSAAKTLVPLLERASWADVARAGTLDGLAALRDDEHAPAVAEYTRYGVPTRGRRAAISALAGLSDSRKTREQLEDLLRDPDPHLRIEVVAALESLGDPKSRGALNECLAQELDGRVTRRIREALRDLGSRGSSEQKRLADELEKVRGEMSELKVRLSKLEDRDKPDAPQGPSGEGDAPSKRARKTAKAAPAKPAPAKEAATKAAKAAPAKVARSLRKVSPTKAKAKSTAGRNVAKQKPATASGPRKAKPASAGRVAKTQSAPSAKSPSKRARRSKK; encoded by the coding sequence ATGAGTGCATTCGAGCGACATCACTCGCGCTGCGCTGGCTCCGGGGCGCGAGGCAGTTTCGCCCTCAGCACCGCCGAACGCCACTACGAGCGTAGCCGCCCCTTCGACGTCGAACATCTTGCCTTGGACCTCTCCCTGGACATGGCCAAGAAGCAAGTGGCGGGGACCGCCCGATTGAGTCTGCGGCGTGTGTCCGCGCGCGCAGACGTGATTGAGCTCGATGCGGTCGGGTTCCACATCGAATCGCTTCAGCTCGATGCGGGAGACGGACCTCGGGACGCGACTTTCGACTACGACGGCGATACCTTGCGTGTCCACGTGCCGCAGAGCGTGTCCCGGGCCGAGCTCGCCATCGTGTACGAGGCCACACCCGCGCGCGGCCTTTACTTCCTAGGGCCCGACAACGACGTGCCCGACCGCCCCGAGCAGGTCTGGAGCCAGTGTCAAGACGAAGATGCACGCCACTGGTTCCCGGCCCACGACAAACCTCACGTCAAGATGACGACCGAGCTGCGCGTGGTGGTTCCTGCGGGGATGACGGCGCTGTCGAACGGCGACTTGGTCTTCCGAGACACGCCGCAGACCGGAGACAGCTGGGTCTACCACTTCAAGTTGGACCAACCCCACCCTGCGTACCTGTTGACGCTGGTCGTCGGTCGCTTCGACGTGGTGGCCGACCGCGATGCGCGCGTGGGCGACAAGAACGTCAGCGTCAGCTACTTGGTGCCACCCGGCAGGCGCGCCGAAGCCATGCGCAGCCTGGGGGAAACGCCGCGGATGATCGAGCTGTTTTCCCGCCTGACGGGCGTGGACTACCCCTTCAACAGCTATTCCCAAGTTGTCGTCAGCGACTTCATCTTCGGTGGGATGGAAAACACGACGGCAACGACGCTCTACGAGCACGTGCTGCTGGATGAGCGCGCCGCCATCGACGTGGTCAGTCACGACTTGGTGGCGCACGAGCTGGCCCACCAGTGGTTCGGTGACTTGGTCACCTGCCGTGACTGGTCTCACGGCTGGCTCAACGAAGGCTTCGCAACCTTCTTCGAGCACATCGAAAGGGAAGACCGTCTGGGCCTCGACGAGTACGAGCACGGCGTGGAGCGAGATCTGGCGGCCTACCTATCCGAGGCCAGCGCGCGCTACCAGCGACCTGTCGTATGTCGCGACTACGAGGCTCCCATCGACCTCTTTGATCGGCACCTGTACGAAAAGGGCGGACTGGTGCTGCATATGCTGCGTCGCGAGCTGGGCGACGCCACGTTTTGGAAAGGCGTCGGCGAGTATCTCCGCGCGCATCGTCACGGGATTGCCGAGACAACGGATTTTCAGCGCGCCCTGGAGGGCGTGAGTGGTCAGTCCCTGGACCAATTCTTCGACCAGTGGCTGCTGCGTCCGGGGCATCCCGTGATCAAGGCGAAGCTATCCTGGGAAGAAGGGCGCTTGCAGGTCGCGGTGAGGCAAACGCAGAAGACCGGAGACACCGCCGTGTTTGCCTTCCCCCTGGAAGTCGCGGTGGCCCTGGAAGACGGAGAAGTGCGACATTTCTCCCGGCCGATCCGCGACAAGGCAGACACCCTGACCGTGGCGCTCGATCGTCGTCCAGCGTGGGTGGGAGTCGATCCGCACTTCCGTGTCGCGGCGGATTGGAGCGTGGAAGCGCCCGCGGATTGGCTGCGAGCGGCGCTGAGCAACGCCGAGCCCGCGCGTATGCGTGTGCAGGCGATTCGCGCCTTGGCCAAGCGCCACGACGCCCCGAGCATCGCTGCTCTGGCGGAGGCGCTTGCCAGTGACGGGCAGCCGTGGATGGTGCGGGCGCGGGCTGCCGGCGGGCTGGGACGGATTCGTGGCGACGCTGCCCTCGATGCCTTGCTCGCCAGCACGGAGATCGAGCACCCCAAGGTGCGCCGCGCCGTGGCCGCCGCTCTGGGCAACTTCCGCACGGGACGCGCGGCCAAGGCCCTCGCGCGCCTCGCCAAGAAAGATCTCTCGTATCTGGTGCAATCCGAGGCCGCGCGCTCCCTCGGCAAGACACGGCACAAGAGTGCGGCGAAGACCTTGGTACCCTTGCTCGAGCGCGCGTCTTGGGCAGACGTGGCTCGCGCGGGGACCCTCGACGGACTCGCTGCCCTGCGTGACGACGAGCACGCACCCGCGGTGGCGGAATACACGCGCTACGGCGTTCCGACGCGAGGGCGTCGCGCCGCCATTTCCGCACTGGCAGGACTCTCGGACTCCCGAAAGACCCGCGAGCAGCTCGAGGATCTGCTGCGGGATCCCGATCCGCACTTGCGCATCGAGGTCGTGGCAGCGCTGGAGTCCTTGGGGGATCCCAAGTCCCGCGGCGCGCTCAACGAGTGCCTGGCGCAGGAGCTCGATGGCCGCGTCACGCGTCGCATTCGCGAGGCGCTGCGCGATCTGGGCAGCCGTGGCAGCAGTGAGCAGAAGCGCCTGGCGGACGAGCTGGAGAAAGTGCGCGGGGAGATGTCGGAGCTGAAGGTCCGTCTGAGCAAGCTCGAGGACCGCGACAAGCCCGACGCGCCGCAGGGACCCAGCGGCGAGGGCGATGCACCATCCAAGCGCGCGCGCAAGACAGCGAAGGCCGCGCCGGCGAAACCAGCGCCCGCGAAGGAGGCAGCCACCAAGGCAGCCAAGGCCGCGCCGGCGAAAGTCGCGCGCTCCCTGCGGAAGGTGTCCCCCACGAAGGCCAAGGCAAAGAGCACGGCCGGGCGGAACGTCGCGAAGCAGAAGCCCGCGACCGCGTCCGGTCCAAGGAAGGCCAAGCCCGCGAGCGCGGGGCGTGTCGCCAAGACCCAGTCCGCGCCGAGCGCGAAGTCGCCGTCGAAGCGTGCGCGGAGGAGCAAGAAATGA